The following are encoded together in the Triticum dicoccoides isolate Atlit2015 ecotype Zavitan chromosome 6B, WEW_v2.0, whole genome shotgun sequence genome:
- the LOC119325926 gene encoding uncharacterized protein LOC119325926 — protein MLLRLRCSILTHLISSPSASPASQLHRLFSAAAPGASPNASFAVEEYLVATCGLTRPQALKASAKLSHLKSPSKPDAVLAFLAGLGFSAADVAALVAKDPKFLCASVEKTLGPVVVGLTGLGLSRSEIARLVSLSHAQFRCISIVSNLHYCLRLFGSFENLLPALRLGKCLLSADLETVVKPNVAFLRECGLGDRDIAKLSIAHPWLLASNIDRVRAMVAHAEDIGVPRGSRMFRHAILAPHAMRAVKFLSKEKIAAKAGHLKKAFRWSDAEVGIALSKLPSVLTRSNQTLESKSEFLISEVGFEPAYIAHHPALLTYSLEGRIIPQYYVVKFLKENGLLDHNRSYYSAVTLMEKVFVDKYICPHKEVAPYLAEDYGAACRGEVPTRFKFT, from the exons ATGCTCCTCCGGCTCCGGTGCTCCATCCTCACCCACCTCATCTCGTCCCCATCCGCCTCTCCCGCCTCCCAGCTGCACCGCCTCTTCTCCGCCGCAGCGCCCGGCGCCTCCCCGAACGCTAGCTTTGCCGTGGAGGAGTACCTCGTCGCCACCTGCGGCCTCACCCGACCCCAGGCCCTCAAGGCCTCCGCCAAGCTCTCCCACCTCAAGTCCCCTTCCAAGCCCGACGCCGtcctcgccttcctcgccggcctcggcttctccgccgccgacgtcgccgccctcgtcgccaAGGACCCCAAGTTCCTCTGTGCCAGCGTGGAGAAAACCCTGGGCCCCGTCGTCGTCGGGCTCACCGGCCTCGGCCTGTCGCGTTCTGAGATCGCGCGCCTGGTCTCGCTCAGCCACGCCCAGTTCCGCTGCATATCCATCGTCTCCAATCTGCACTACTGCCTGCGCCTCTTCGGTTCCTTTGAGAACCTCCTGCCTGCTCTCAGGCTCGGCAAGTGCCTTCTCTCGGCCGACCTCGAGACAGTGGTCAAGCCCAATGTTGCGTTCCTGCGGGAGTGCGGGCTAGGTGACCGCGACATTGCCAAGCTCAGCATCGCTCATCCATGGCTGCTCGCCTCCAACATAGACCGTGTCCGGGCAATGGTGGCACATGCCGAAGATATTGGTGTGCCTCGTGGCTCTAGGATGTTCAGGCACGCCA TTCTGGCTCCGCACGCGATGCGGGCTGTTAAATTCCTCAGCAAGGAGAAAATCGCCGCCAAAGCGGGGCACTTGAAGAAGGCGTTCAGGTGGTCTGATGCTGAGGTGGGCATTGCTTTGTCCAAGCTTCCATCTGTGCTGACAAGGTCTAACCAGACGCTGGAGAGCAAGTCAGAGTTCCTAATCTCTGAGGTGGGGTTTGAACCAGCATACATTGCTCATCATCCG gcATTGCTCACGTACAGCCTGGAGGGCCGGATCATACCCCAGTACTATGTTGTTAAGTTTCTTAAGGAAAATGGACTGCTGGATCACAACCGGAGCTACTATTCTGCAGTCACTCTGATGGAGAAAGTATTCGTGGACAAGTACATATGCCCTCACAAGGAAGTTGCACCATACCTTGCTGAAGACTATGGTGCCGCTTGCAGAGGGGAGGTGCCGACTAGATTCAAATTTACATGA